CCCGCTTCCCCAGTTGGACGCCGTCATCCATGCAGCCATGGACAATCTTGATACGCTCTCCGTACATACGGCAAATTTCCTGCGCATCCCGGACCATCCTCTGGTATGGAGCCACCAGTACAATCTCCACAGGCCACCCTCCTTGAAAGGTCGGTAGTCTAAATTGTAACGCAATTGTTTCAACTTGCAACAAATCACTTTGAGGCGGGAGGAAGAAAAGAATGTGGGTTGCCCATCTGCATTGGCACGCGAATTGCTAGAAACAAGAGATACAGGCATGCACCCCTTACGGAATGGAGGATACTTTCGTGAACATCATGGGCTACCGCAGAGCGGATGGTCGCATCGGCGTCCGCAATCACGTCCTGGTCTTGCCAGTCTCCTACGAAATGAACCAGGTCGCCGACCGCATCGTCCGCCAGGTTCCCGATTCCGTCACGTTCCGAAACCAGCACGGCATCGACCAGTCAGGCGACGACCTCAGGCAGACCCTGCGCGTCTATGAAGGATTCGCCACCCATCCGAACATCCACGGCGTGATCATCCTCGGCTGGGGTCACGAACCGTACGACCTGCAAAGCATCGCAGCCACCGCCGAGGCGGCTGGCAAGTCCGTGGAACTCATTGTGCTCGAACAGGTCGGCGGCATGCGGCGCGCCATCGAGCTTGGCGTGGCTCGAACCAGGCAAATGGTTCGCGATCGCGATGCCGTACAGCGCGAACCGGTGCCTCTCTCAGAAATCATTCTCGGCACGGAATGCGGCGGCTCCGACGCCTGTTCAGGCATTTCCGCCAACCCGGCTCTCGGTGTTACAAGTGATTTGCTGGTGAATGCTGGCGGTACGTCGATCCTTTCCGAAACCACTGAACTGATGGGAGCGGAACACCTGCTGGCAGAGCGGGCCGTTTCCAGGGAGGTCGGCGACCGTATCCTGTACATCGTCCGGCGCATGGAACAAAACGCAATGAAAATGGGTGTCGATATTCGTGGTGCGCAGCCCGCGCCCGGCAATATTGAAGGCGGAATCACGACGATTGAGGAGAAGAGCCTTGGCTGCATTCACAAGGCGGGACATTCCCCAATCCAGGAGGTCGTCGAATACGCCGAGCGACCGACCAAAAAGGGCCTGATTGTCATGGACACGCCCGGCCACGACATCGAGCAGATGACGGGCATGGTCGCCGGCGGCGCCCAGATTGCCATCTTCACCACTGGCCGCGGTACACCGACCGGATGCGCGATTGCCCCGGTAATAAAAGTATCGTCTAACTCGTTTACCTATCAGCGCATGCAAGACCACATTGACCTGAACGCGGGTACGGTGATCGACGGTACGGAAACGGTCCAGCAAGTCGGAGAACGCCTGTTCCAGCTCATGCTCAACGTGCTGAGTGGCCAGCAGACGAAGGCGGAGCGGCTCGGGCACCGTGAATTCGGCATCTACCGTATCGGTCAAAGCCTCTAGGTTCCAGTCCACGCGGCAGCGTTCCGACAGACCGAACCGGCTGGGGAGAACCCAGTTGCGGAGATGAATGAAGCTTACGGGCAGTTCCTGAAGGAGTTGACAAGAGATGAACGAACTTCAGCGCAAATGGCTGGTGATGCATCCAAAAGACGATGTGGCGGTGGCACTGGTTCCGCTCGCGGCTGGCACCACCCTGACGGACCTGGACCGCGGGTTCGGAGTGACGTTGCGGGCCGACATTCCGTTCGGCCACAAGTTCGCCATCCGAACCATTCCGAAGGGCGGCCTTGTACACAAGTATGGACAGGTCATTGGCATATCGACGGCGGCCATCGAAGCAGGCGATCACGTTCACGTCCACAATGTCGACAGCCGCCGCGCTCGCGGTGACCTGACAAAGGGGGCATCCCAGGTATGACAGGGCTCACGGCGTACCGACGCTCGGACGGCGGCATTGGGGTACGCAACTATCTGTTCACCCTCCCGACGGTCGTCTGCGCCAATCAGGTGGTGGTTGACGTTGCGCTCACGCACCCGGAACTGAAGTACATTGAGCATCAGCATGGGTGTGCCCAGATTGGCGCCGACCTGGAGCAGACCCGGCGGATTTTCACGCAGCTCGCACTTCATCCGAATGTGTACGCCAGCATGTTCGTAAGCCTGGGCTGCGAAGGCGTTGTTGCTACAAAGCTGTTTGCCAACGCCGCTGCCCAGACGGATCGCCCCATGGACCTTGTCGTCATTCAAGCGTCAGGGGGTACGCCTGGCGCCGAAGCACGCGTGGATGCGTGGATCGACCAGCGGCAGCGCGAACTTGACCGCTGTCAGCGTGAGACGGCAGGTTGGGACGAGCTCGTGGTCGGCGTCTTGATCGACTCGAGCGTCGCCAGCAAGCTGGAACTGGTGCGAGCGTGTCTCGAATCCCTGCAGGAATTGGGCGTCCGCATCGTGATCCCCAATGCCTATCTGCACTTGGCGGAGGAACTGGCCGGCGCTGTGGGTACAGTGGACTACGGGGAATCTGCAGACGAACGCGTGTGGGCGATGAAACCTGGTTCGAACGCGCTGGAGACCACCACTGGATTGACGGCGGCTGGTGCACATCTCATCGTCCATCTTGCGGACCGTCCGCATGCATTTGGCAGTCCGCTGGCGCCGACGATTCGCTGGTGCATGGATGAAACGACCTATCAAAAATTCCGCGATGACTTCGATGGACAGCTCCAAAGTGTGCACGACGTCCAACAGGTCACGGAACAATTGGCCTCCATCGCGAATGGTCACCCGACCGTCGCCGAGTCGTTCGGAATGGACGACTTTGCGCTCTACCGGATTGGGCCAACCGTGTAAGCTCGGTTCAGCCATGGTCAACAGGCCTCTCACTGCAAGCCGAACGCTTGCCCGTGAGCCTGCGATTCCCCCTGATCGATCACAGAGGAGGCGACAAGTGTCATGGAGTCTAGGAACTATATCGGCGGTGAATGGTATACTCCGCGAGGCGACGTCATCCACGTCAAGAACCCATCCAATACAAGCGAAGAAATCGGTGTACTCCATCTGTCCGAAGCGAGCGATATGCAACAAGCGGGAGAAGCGGCACAAAAGGCCTTGGCATCGTGGGCTTCCATGAACAGCGGCAAACGCGGTCAGATTCTTTATCAAGCCGCCGATCTGCTGGCGTCCAAACTGGATGAGGTCGCAACCCTCTCCAGTTTGGAAATGGGCAAGCCCATCAGCGAAATGAAGGGAGAGGTGATGCGCGGCGTTCACTTGCTTCGCTACTATGCGGCAGAAGGCGTTCGTGCGGTCGGCGACGTCATCCCGGCTGGCGCCGACAACGTCCTGCAGTACACGAAACGGGTGCCGCTGGGTGTCGTTGGGCTCATCACCCCGTGGAACTTTCCCGTCGCGATCCCCATTTGGAAGCTCGCCCCTGCCCTGATTTGCGGAAACACGGTGATTTGGAAACCCGCCGAAGCGGCCTCCCTGTCTGCAACCAAAATCACGGCAATCCTGGCGGAAGCGGGGCTTCCCGCGGGTGTGCTGAACCTGGTCATCGGCACAGGGAGTAAGGTAGGCAGCAGGATGCTGGAAGAGCTGCCCCTTGACGGGGTAAGTTTCACGGGATCGACCAAGACAGGGCTCCAGGTGGCCGCCACGTGTGCACGCCGAAATATCAAGTACCAGACGGAAATGGGCGGAAAGAATGCAGCCGTCGTATTGCGCGACGCAGACCTGTCCACAACCGTCCCCGCCATTCTGAGCGGCGCGTTCCGCTCAGCAGGCCAAAAGTGTACGGCGACCAGCCGCATCATCGTCGAACAGGCCGCCTACGAACCCCTGGTCGACGAACTGCGTAAGGAAGTCGCGAAACTATACGTCGGAAACGCACTTGACCCGAGTTCCTATCTCGGCCCTGTGGCGTCTGCGGGACAGTATGAAACCGTGAGGTCGTACGTCCGGCTCGCGGAGCAAACGGAAGTCCTCGCCCAGGGTCAGGCCCAGGTCGACCCGTCGACAGGCTACTACGTGATGCCCCTGGTGGTGGGAGGCGTTGGCCCCGATCACAAGCTGGTCCAGGAGGAGATTTTTGGACCCGTTGCGGCTGTCGTTCGTGCAACGGACGCAGAAGAAGCATTCGCCTTGTGCAATCAAACGATGTACGGCCTGAGCGCCTCCGTCTTCACGCAAAACCTGTCACGCGCCTTGCGGTTTCTCGACGAGACACAGGCAGGCATGGTCCGCGTCAACCTTGAGACGGCGGGCGTTGAGTACCAGGCGCCGTTCGGCGGCATGAAGTTGTCCAGCTCGCACACGCGCGAACAGGGTCAGGCCGCCCTCAGCTTCTACAGTCAGGTCAAAACGTGTGCCGTGTACTACGGATGAGGAGGACATGATGATGAAAACCCTGCGCTATCGCGACGAGACGACTGGCGAGCCGCAACTGGCCATCCTCGTGAAGGACACCGTGTACAACGTGACAAGGCAAGTGCCGCACTGGACCGAACCCGTGCAGATGTGGTATGCCCTTCGAGCGCTCGGCATCCCGTTCGAAGACGCGGCAGCCCGCCTGTGTACTGGCGAAGGCATTTCGTTCCATGAATTAGATGAAGCGGGCCATCTTCTGCCGCCGGTCGTCGCCCGCGAGGTCTGGGCGGCCGGCGTCACCTACGAGCGCAGCCGCGAAGCGCGCAATGCGGAGACCAAAATCTCGGACAGTGTCTACGACCGCGTGTATGCAGCAGAGCGGCCCGAACTCTTCTTCAAAGCCACGGCTGACCGGGTTGTACCTCCTGGCAACCCACTTGGGCTGCGCAGCGATTCTTCCTGGATGGTGCCTGAGCCAGAGCTGTCCGTCGTCATCTCGGCAACCGGAGACATCATCGGCTGGACCGTTGGCAATGACCTCAGTTCGCGCGACATCGAAGGGGAAAACCCCCTCTATCTGCCGCAGGCGAAGGTGTTTTCACGCAGCTGCTCATTTGGACCTGTCCTGCTTTGGCACACACCATCGACCACGCCTGCGGATTGGACGGTGTCGCTGGAGATTCACCGCGAGGGCCAGTTGGCATTCTCCGGGTCGGTCCCGTTCCGCCAGTTCCGGCGCAGGGTCGATGAACTCGTGGACTTCCTCTGCCGCGACAACCCGGTTCCCGACGGGACAGTGCTGATGACGGGGACGGGGATTGTACCACCGGACGATTTCACGCTCACCCCTGGCGACCGGGTGGACATATGCATCGACGCAATCGGCACTTTAGTCAACCCCATCGCAGCGCCAATGGCTCTGTAAGGGCAAAGCAGCCGGACAGGCGGTTCGAAACGCCGTGAAGGTTAACATCTCGCAGGAAAACAGTCGGGGGCCCCGAAGGGCCCCGAAGCCTTTTCCTTTCACCTCACCGTTGATAACCCGTCATCTCTCTTATACCACGGGCACTGCGAGGTCATCGGCACGCTGTCCTGGGACACTCATTCTGGCTTCCGGGAAGTACCGGTCCAGCAGCTCCAGACCAATCCGCGCGCGGCGTACCCGCTCGCGGCCGAGCTTGACGGCCAGGTCCTTCAGGTGTTCCCCGGACGGGTAGATGTTCGGCGCATTCCGAACACCAAACTTGATGTACACCGGACTCGCCAGTCGAATCAACTCTGGGATTTCATAATATCGCACGAAACCTCCGACATCGTCCGGCACTTCAACATAAATGTCCAGTGGAACGTTGGTCACCGAACGCACGGCCGCCAACTGTGCGAGCGTGAGGTCCGTCGCGACGTTGAGCGTGTTCGCTCCAAAACGCTCCAAAACGGCGGCAGTCGCCGGGTTGGTCACCCCGGCCATGACCGACACTTTATACTTCATGTCCGCCGGCAGGTCACCCCGTTTCCGCAGCTCACCAAGCACCCATAACAGCCCCTCATCTGAAACCAGCACGCTCCGAATCCCCAACCCGTGGGCCCGTTTGACCTCTTCCACGGATTGAACAATCTGTTCCATACCCATCGCCCGGCTCTTGGCGATGCCGCCAGTCTCCGACTTCGCGAGCGCGCTCAGGTGCCATCCGGCACGGGGCCCAATGAACAGGCTGATTTCGATGCCAGCCTCGGCCCCGAGTTTGGCCATCTCCCGAATCTCACTATCCGTCATCAACATGATTCCGCTGCCTTGGGAGATTCGATGCAAACGAACATCGAGCCGCTCCGCCTCTTCGAGTACGGCTCGCAGCACTTCCGGCCCTTCGCAGCTTGGAATCTCAACGCGCACCTGTGCCCCGTCGGCGAACCGTTTCGCACTGGCCTGCCACGCTGCATCGTCACTCGCCGGCAACCCAATCTTCGTCAGTGCTGCTCTGGATTCATCGAACATCAATCGCCACCTCCTGTGCTGTGTGCGCTGACGCATGCCACTCGGCCTCGTCCCAAACCGCCTGGGGGACCACGCCGTGCGCCGCATCGGTGTGTCCAACCAGGCGATTCCCGGCCGCGATCTGCCGGCGCCGTTCCATCATCCGCGTCTTCCGCGACAAGCCGAGTTCACGCCGCGCTGCCATCCAGTTGTCTGCGGCGGCCACGATGCGGCCGGCACGCAAGGCATCGCGATCGAGCAAGTCGATCTGTTTCGACCGAAACCCGAGATGCACCAGGTCGCCCGTCTGCAGATACAAAATCCCGCCGCCCGCGATCGCCTCGGGCGTCACGTGTCCAATTGCTGCGCCGTACGTCACGCCGGAGTATCGGCCATCACTCATCAACACCGTCAGCTTTTGCAACAACTTGTTCGCGTTGATATGCTGCATCGGCGTAAACATCTCCGGCATACCAAAAGCCTCCGGCCCCTGTCCGCCAATCACGACCGCCACCTTCAGCAGGCGGGCTTCAATCAGTTGGTCAAAACATTTGTCATAGCTCTGTGGCGGCTCTCCATCTCCCCCGTTCAGTCGATGGATTTGCCGCAGCAAATCCATATCCACAATCCGTTCTCGCTTCCACTTCTCGGTCAGTTCAACGTCCAGCAGATGATGGTTCGCCTCCTCTTCACTGTTGTAATAGACCACGACGGCGACCTTGTTTTCAAATTCATCCAATTGCGCAGTGGACATGCCACTGATTTTCACGACGGCGCTTTCAAAAAAGTTGCTGCGCAACACGTCAACGCCACTGAACGGGCGCCGTGGCTTTGAGAGAATGATGGGGTTGTCTTTGACATGGTCCGCGGACAACCCGCGTTTGTCCTGCAATCGCGCTCGCCACGTCGTTCCGGTTACGGTTGGCGCATCCACGTTCATTGGGACGCCGTTTTGAATGAGTTCGTAAAAGAGCGACTCCATGCCCCGCGACAGACCGGCCCCGCACTGAAGCGCCAACGCATACACATCGCGGCCTTCCGTCAGACTGTAGTCGTACAGATCCGGGATCGGATACGCCTTGAGGACACGCTCCACATCGTATACACTGTATGGCTCGCCGCTGTAAATCATCGCCGCGACCATGTGCATCATCAAGTTCGCCGAACCGCCCGCCGCGCTGTGAATGCGAATGGCATTCCGAATGTTCGCCTTGACCAGCTCCGATACGCTGAATTCCGGCCGGTTAATGATAGAGATGAGGCCATCGACCGATTCCTCGACCTGCGCCCGAGTGGGCGGCATGGTCAGAATCTCCACAGCCGGATGAACCAGTCCAAGTCCGGCAACCAAGTCGCGGGAACTGTTGCCCGTCCCATGGAATGCACAAATGCCGCCGGCTGCGTCACACGTATTTACGGCCAGCACCTGTTCGTAGCGCTTGTGCTGTTCTTTCGTGATCACGCCTTTCACGACCGCCCGCGTGAACACACCTTGAAACGCGGTGTTCGATGAGCATTGCAAAATGTAACGCATCGCGTCTCGGAGGTCATCGGCGATGTCCTGGAAGCCTTGCGATTCCGCCCGCTTCGCCACCTCTTCCAATTCCATCTTCAGTTTGTCCGGGATGGTGCCCCCCTTGAGGACATGTACCGGCGCAAACGTTGCCCACACGGGCGCCTCGCCCCGGGTTCGCCGCACAACGTCAAGATGCGCAAGTGCGCAAACCACGCCGAGCGGCTGCTTGTCACAGCCCTGAATCACGAACGCGCCGTGATAACTCTGGGCTTCCATGTGATTCACGACCATCGACGAAATGGCGTTCCGGCTTTGCAGGGAATAACTCATCCCCATGTTATCCTGCGCCGTGCCGTCGCAGAGGACCGGCGTGGCGGCGTAGAATGGCACCGCTCCCCGCTGCCACAGCGCAACGGCTGCCCGCAGCACCGTACCGAGATCCATGATGTGCGCCGGGTGATCCCACGAGCCGCCAAGAATGGCGATCCGCGGCGCATTCTCTTCGAGCCGCCGGTAGATTTCATCGAGTGTCCACGTGACCGGCACATCGGCCACTTCCCTCCCGAGAATGTGCCGCGCCTTGTCCAACAACCCCGCGACAGTAATCGGTTCGTTGGCCTTGCCTTGCACATTCCACTGATAGGGATTGACGGGGTTGTCAACGCGTAAGCGGGATTCCATGTCCATCAACACTTCCTTTCCTCATACTGCACCCGATTTCGAGCAGTACCTTGCGAATCTCGTTTGGATGTGACTCGATGAAAGCAAACGCTCGTTCTATCTCCTCAATCGGAAATCGATGCGTCGCAAACGTGTCCGCCTTGATGCGTCCAGTGTTAAACCATTCAATCACTGTCGGGAATTTGTCCGTCTGCAGTCTTGAACCGACGACAGTCAATTCCTTTTTGGTGATGTCGAGTTGTGCGATTTGTGAAGGAGCTGCTGTCAATCCAAGCACAACCACTCTGCCTGCGACAGAGGTCACCCGAACGGCCTGCTCAAAGGTGTGTACTGTGCAAGCTGCATCAATCGTCACGTTTGGGCCGAGTCCGTCGGTAATCTCCTGAATCTCGGCTTCCACATCAACCTTTCCTGGATTCAGCAGATGGTCAGCGCCAAGCGAGCATGCATAGGCCAATTTAGCATCACTCAAATCAGAGACGATGCAGGTCGCCCCGGTCATTTTCGCAACTTGCAGCGCGCAAAGACCGATGGGACCCGCACCTAGGATGAATACCGTGTCACCAGCGCGTACCTCTCCCCGCCAGTTCGCTTGAGCACCGATGGTAAACGGTTCAACAAGAACAGCTTCATGCCAGGCCAGCCTGCGGTCCACCTTGTGAACAATCCGCTCAGGGAGGACCATGTATTCCTGATATGCGCCATCTCGGTGAACGCCATAAACCTGAAGATGAACACAGACGTTCCTGCGGCCGGACTGACACGCGTAGCACGCACCACACCATTGAATCGGTTCCATCACAACCTTGTCTCCGGGGACCAGTTGGTTCACGTTTGGGCCAATTTCGACGACTTCGCCGACCATTTCATGACCAATGATTCGCGGATACGTTGCCACCGGTGACTGCCCATGGTAAATATGCATATCCGACCCACAGACGCCTACCATTTGCACTTTGATGAGGACCTCATCCTCGTTTTGAATGCGAGGCATCGCTTTCTCAATCACGTCCACCCGTCCAGGACTGACGATTTGTACAGCCAACAAGCTGCTCACCTCGATTGTTCAAACGGTTCCAAAAGATCCCACCGAAATTCCACACCCGTCCCTGTCACATTGGGAGCGACCGCCCGCCCGTCTTGCAGGACAAGCGGGCGCGTGGTGTATGCATCAATCGGAAAACTGTGCACTTCCAGATATGCTCCGTTTGGCATTGCAGACAACAGACTCACGTGCAACTCCTGCATGCCGTGGCTGCAAACCGGTAAATTATAGGTTTGCGCGAGGTGTGCGACTTTCAGCCATCCAGTGATACCGCCGATGTTTGAAGCGTCCGGCTGCGGGAAATCAATCTTCCCACGTGTCATGGCACACGCAAACTCATAAATCGTTCGATAGTTTTCACCAGCAGCGATTGGAATTCCACCCCGTTCCGAAATCCGGAGGTATCCGTCGTAGTCCTCCGGAATCGTCGGTTCTTCGAGCCAAAGAACATTGTAAGGTTTCATCCGTTTTGCTGCGGTGATGGCGGTCGCAACCGACCACTTCATATTCGCATCGACCATCAAGTCAACATCCGGCCCAATGAGTTCCCGAACCGCCGCAATGCGTTCGATGTCTTCTTCGAGACGTTCTTGACCGAGCTTGATTTTGACAGCGCGAAAGCCGCGTTCCAGATACGTCCGGTTGTTTTGAAGCAGTTTTTCCAACGGAAAGTTCAAATCAATCGCCCCGGCATACGCTTTTACGCTGTTGTCAGCGCCGCCAAGGAGTTTCCACAGGGGTTCGTCTGCCTTCTTCGCCCGCAGGTCCCAGAGTGCAATATCGACCGCAGAAATCGCAAAGGACGCGAGGCCTCCCCGTCCGATGTAATGGATTTTCCACTGCATCGCGTCCCACAGGGATTCTACGCAAGATGCATCTTGGCCAAGCAGGAACGGCCTCAAGTCGTGTTCGATGAGGCTCGCAATCGCGCGTCCGCCGAGACCACCGGTATACGTATAACCAATGCCCTGGCGCCCATCTTGTACAATCACTTTGACAATCGGAACATCGAAATGCGTGTGCATGCCGTGTTTTGCATCGCCCATCACTTCGGGCAAGGGAATGTGATATAAGGAGGTGATGACGTCTACAATCTGGCTGTCATTTGCCATATGTCTGTCTCCTTACCGTGGCATCTTCCAACTTGTGAACAACGAACGGAGCTTGTCGCGCCCCCTTCGTTTTGTTCGCTTCAACGCTCGTCTTCGGTGTTCAGTCAATCGACAGACTCGGCGGTGCGTTTTCTTGATCTCCATACGTTGGGGAGAACGTCGTTTCTTCATAGCCAAACATTTCCGGCAGGATATACTTTGCAGCGAGCCATGCAATGAGTGGGAAAATGGCCACAAACAGCGTTGCACCGCCTTCTCCAAGGTCTGCGATGATCGTCGGGAAGAAGAGCAGTCCAACGAAACCCGCCGCCTTTACAAACATGTAGGCAAAACCGCTGGCCGTGCCACGGTATTTTGGAGGAGCCACGACCGTTACGATGGTCATGCCGTTTTCGGCATCCCAATAGTGTCCCCACAGCATCAACGCACAGACGAAGGGGAACAGGAACTTTTCACCGGTAAAGAGCGCGACGGCGCCAAGAATCAAGGAAATAAACACAATCCCGAATCCCCAGAGGCTCAGCGAACGCTGCCCGTATTTTGCAGTAAACAAGGGACCGACCCAACCGGAAATGGCAGCGATAATGTACAACACCATCATGATGAGGTCGTTTCCAGTCGTACCCGCAACACCAAGCATCGCAATAATCACCGGGGTATAGAAACTGAATGTGCTAAACTCAAAGCCTTGGACAAAGTTGGAGATCCACCCAAACTGAGTTGCCTTCCACGCCACCCGGTCTTTTTTAATCTCCCGCAAAAATGCGCCGAGATTTGGACGGTTCACTTTCACATCTTCATTCGGCAGCATATCCAGCGAATCCCCGTAAATTTGCTGGGATACTTTTTTCGCTTCTACAAATCGACCTTTTTGAATCAACCAAATTGCGGTTTCTGGCAAATTCCAACGCAGAATAAAGAGGATAACCGCCGGGAGACAAGACATTCCGAGAATGATACGCCACAGGGTGTCATTGTTGACCTTCGTAAGGATGAAAATCAAGATCACGCCGATCGCGATGATTTCTCCGACGGCGAACATGAACTGCCAACGGTTGCCCATCACTTCGCGGTCACCTTTTTTCATGAATTCCATGATGTAGGTGTAACCGTTCGCAATATCGGCACCCAGCGGAAGCCCGAGGAAAAAGCGAATGATCGCCAGCGCCATCATATTCGGCGCAAACGCCTGCGCGAATCCAAAGATGATGAACATGACCATCGTTGTCATAAACACTTTCCGTCGACCGAACTTGTCGGTCATCCAGCCGCCGAGCATGGCGCCAACGAGCGCGCCTGCCTGTGTCCCGCCGGAAGCAAGTCCCAGCATCAAGTTATTCGGGTGATAAATCTGTTTAATAAAGATGAGCACAAAAGAGATGGAATACAAATCCCAAGCCTCAATGAAAATGGACGCGATCATCAGCCACCCAATGCGATTCCCGCCGGAGCTGTACTTATTGATGAGGTGCGTAATGGCGCTGTTCATTCTTTGTTCCATGGACGCCGAATGTGCGGTGGATGCCATAACATTCAACCCCTCCTCAAGTGTCTAGTGAGATGCAAACACCCAGACCCGATTGATTCTCCGAAGCAATTGGGTCATGCGCATCCATCCAACGACATAGCAAAATTTGTTCCAACATTTAGACAACAATTCATGCAACGAATCCGCTGTCGTGGTAATTCTCTCGAGATCGGGTTGACGACGCTTGCATCGTGCGTGTGCAAAAATGAACCGCGGACAGCACGCAGCAGGGTTTCAATTTGCAACGCCGTGTCATCTGCCGTCCTGATGGTCGTCGGGTACCGTTTGCCCACGGTTCAACGCCTGCTGCCCTGCATCCAGCACTTCGAGAATCCGCTCCACGTCATACACACTCCCCCGCCACGTGCCCCCGCTCACATTCTGCAGCGCTGCCCACAGGCGCGTGTCATCCGGCAGATCCGGATCGGGGGCAAGGTCCGGGTGCAGCTCACGCGCGTTCAAAATCTCCTGCCCCTCTTCCGGCGGAAAGCGCCGACCCCCTTCGCCGATGAAGTTCACGGTGCCTTCCAATCGTTGTGTATCGATCACGATTTCAACTACATCCCCCGTCCGCAGCTTCCCAATGGGTCCCCCCGCGAGCGCCTCCGGACCGATGTGTCCGATGCAAGCCCCTGTGGACACCCCTGAAAAGCGGGCGTCCGTCAGCAAACTCACATGTTTGCCAAACGGCAGGTGCTTCAGCGCGGACGTTAATTGGTACGTTTCCTCCATACCCGTTCCGGCCGGCCCCCTACCCATCAGCACCAGAATGTCCCCCGCCACGATGCCACCGGTTTTAATGGCCTCGATTGCGCTGCGCTCAGACGTGAAGACCTTGATGGCCCCGGTATGCCGATACACACCCTCCTCGTCCAGCACACTTGGGTCGATAGCGGTGGACTTGATGACGGCCCCTTCCGGCGCAATGTTTCCGACCGGGAACGTTACCGTAGACCTCATCCCGCGAGCGTGGGCAGTCGTCCGACTCATGATGACCCGGTCCGCATCGATTCCGTCGACTTCCACCAGTCGCTTTCGCAGCTTCCAGCGACGCTCGGAGTCCTCCCACCAATCGAGGACGTCCTTGAGCGGAACGCCTGCAGCCGTCAACACAC
Above is a genomic segment from Alicyclobacillus cycloheptanicus containing:
- a CDS encoding UxaA family hydrolase, giving the protein MGYRRADGRIGVRNHVLVLPVSYEMNQVADRIVRQVPDSVTFRNQHGIDQSGDDLRQTLRVYEGFATHPNIHGVIILGWGHEPYDLQSIAATAEAAGKSVELIVLEQVGGMRRAIELGVARTRQMVRDRDAVQREPVPLSEIILGTECGGSDACSGISANPALGVTSDLLVNAGGTSILSETTELMGAEHLLAERAVSREVGDRILYIVRRMEQNAMKMGVDIRGAQPAPGNIEGGITTIEEKSLGCIHKAGHSPIQEVVEYAERPTKKGLIVMDTPGHDIEQMTGMVAGGAQIAIFTTGRGTPTGCAIAPVIKVSSNSFTYQRMQDHIDLNAGTVIDGTETVQQVGERLFQLMLNVLSGQQTKAERLGHREFGIYRIGQSL
- a CDS encoding UxaA family hydrolase; translated protein: MNELQRKWLVMHPKDDVAVALVPLAAGTTLTDLDRGFGVTLRADIPFGHKFAIRTIPKGGLVHKYGQVIGISTAAIEAGDHVHVHNVDSRRARGDLTKGASQV
- a CDS encoding UxaA family hydrolase, encoding MTGLTAYRRSDGGIGVRNYLFTLPTVVCANQVVVDVALTHPELKYIEHQHGCAQIGADLEQTRRIFTQLALHPNVYASMFVSLGCEGVVATKLFANAAAQTDRPMDLVVIQASGGTPGAEARVDAWIDQRQRELDRCQRETAGWDELVVGVLIDSSVASKLELVRACLESLQELGVRIVIPNAYLHLAEELAGAVGTVDYGESADERVWAMKPGSNALETTTGLTAAGAHLIVHLADRPHAFGSPLAPTIRWCMDETTYQKFRDDFDGQLQSVHDVQQVTEQLASIANGHPTVAESFGMDDFALYRIGPTV
- a CDS encoding aldehyde dehydrogenase family protein codes for the protein MESRNYIGGEWYTPRGDVIHVKNPSNTSEEIGVLHLSEASDMQQAGEAAQKALASWASMNSGKRGQILYQAADLLASKLDEVATLSSLEMGKPISEMKGEVMRGVHLLRYYAAEGVRAVGDVIPAGADNVLQYTKRVPLGVVGLITPWNFPVAIPIWKLAPALICGNTVIWKPAEAASLSATKITAILAEAGLPAGVLNLVIGTGSKVGSRMLEELPLDGVSFTGSTKTGLQVAATCARRNIKYQTEMGGKNAAVVLRDADLSTTVPAILSGAFRSAGQKCTATSRIIVEQAAYEPLVDELRKEVAKLYVGNALDPSSYLGPVASAGQYETVRSYVRLAEQTEVLAQGQAQVDPSTGYYVMPLVVGGVGPDHKLVQEEIFGPVAAVVRATDAEEAFALCNQTMYGLSASVFTQNLSRALRFLDETQAGMVRVNLETAGVEYQAPFGGMKLSSSHTREQGQAALSFYSQVKTCAVYYG
- a CDS encoding fumarylacetoacetate hydrolase family protein encodes the protein MKTLRYRDETTGEPQLAILVKDTVYNVTRQVPHWTEPVQMWYALRALGIPFEDAAARLCTGEGISFHELDEAGHLLPPVVAREVWAAGVTYERSREARNAETKISDSVYDRVYAAERPELFFKATADRVVPPGNPLGLRSDSSWMVPEPELSVVISATGDIIGWTVGNDLSSRDIEGENPLYLPQAKVFSRSCSFGPVLLWHTPSTTPADWTVSLEIHREGQLAFSGSVPFRQFRRRVDELVDFLCRDNPVPDGTVLMTGTGIVPPDDFTLTPGDRVDICIDAIGTLVNPIAAPMAL
- a CDS encoding U32 family peptidase, which codes for MFDESRAALTKIGLPASDDAAWQASAKRFADGAQVRVEIPSCEGPEVLRAVLEEAERLDVRLHRISQGSGIMLMTDSEIREMAKLGAEAGIEISLFIGPRAGWHLSALAKSETGGIAKSRAMGMEQIVQSVEEVKRAHGLGIRSVLVSDEGLLWVLGELRKRGDLPADMKYKVSVMAGVTNPATAAVLERFGANTLNVATDLTLAQLAAVRSVTNVPLDIYVEVPDDVGGFVRYYEIPELIRLASPVYIKFGVRNAPNIYPSGEHLKDLAVKLGRERVRRARIGLELLDRYFPEARMSVPGQRADDLAVPVV